Below is a genomic region from Citrobacter tructae.
ATTTTATCAATCTGCTCAGGCGTTGTCTTACGTGCATCTGCCACCAGCGTGATGAAGCGCTTATAGCCGTTCTCGATGCTGAGTTGCATCATCTGCTGCACTTCCGGCGGTAATGCTTTAGTGACGGAAATATCGGCCAGCGGTGAGGTTGCCACGCCGTCGGTATGCACACCAATAGAATCCAGGCTGTTCTCAACGGTGTTGATCACGCCAAAGATGCCGATTGAACCGGTCAGGGTACTCGGGTTCGCCACAATATAGCTTGCCGGGGTTGAGATCCAATACCCACCGGATGCCGCCATGCCACCCATGGAAACGACAACCGGTTTGCCTGCCGCTTTTGCTGCAGCCAGCTCAGAGCGGATCACTTCGGAGGCGCTGACGCTGCCGCCTGGACTGTTCACGCGCAGGACAATGGCTTTCACCTTCGGATCGAGGCGCGCTTCGCGGATCTGTGCGGCAGTGGTGTCACCTCCGACATTACCTGGCGTTTCTTCACCGTCCATAATCGCGCCATTGGCGAAGACCACGCCAATGCTGTCGCCGGTGTCAGCCGGGGTTTTCAGAGTGTAATCGTAATAGCTTACGGCACGGTAGTTCTTCTCTGTTTTGCTCCAGCCAAACTGTTTGGTCAGTAGTTTTTCCACTTCGGCGCTGGAGGCGAGGGTATCCACCAGTTTGTTATCGAGGGCGTACTTCGCGGTATCGCCATCCACTTTTTTCAGACCGTCAAGCATCGCCTGTGCGCCCGGGAACACCTGCTGAGCCGGGATCTGACGGTTAGCAGCAACGGTGTCGAGATAGTTCTGCCACAGCTCGCCAATCCAGCGACTGTCGGCTTCACGCGCAGCCGGAGACATATCGTCGCGAATAAACGGTTCGACGGCGGACTTATAGGTGCCGACGCGGAACACGTGGGTTGAGACTTTCAGCTTATCGAGCAGGGACTTGTAGTACAGACCGTTGGTGGCAAAGCCGTGCAGATCAACGGAACCCTGTGGAGAGAGATAAATTTTGTTAGCAAAACTGGCCAGATAATACTGTCCCTGGCTGAAGTTATCGCCCACGGCAAAGACCGGTTTGCCGCTGTCGCGGAATTCCCGTAGCGCTTTGCCGATATACTGCATGGACGGCTGGTCGGCCCCGGCAAAGTTTTTCAAATCCATCACGATGCCTGTGATGTTGCGGTCATCTTTTGCCTGACGAATAGTATTGACGATATCGAACAGCGAGTTTTCCTGCAGGCGATCTGAACTGGCACCAAACAGTTGACGGCCAATAACGCTTAGGCGGCTGGTACTTGAAGGCTTATCGACAATGACGCCTGAGATATCCAGCAGCAGCGCGCCTCGCTCGGCGTGTTCACTGGTATTGCTGCTGCTGACCTGCATCCAGATACCCACACCCACTAGTACCAGAAAGATGAAGAACAGATTCAGTACACATTCACGGACGAAATTCAGTATTCGCCACGTCCATTTAAAAATTCCGGCAATAAAACGCCACAGGGTTCGCATGTATTCTCCCTACCGATGAACAACACGCCTCCCCGTTCTACCGGAGAAAGGCGTTAAGATGTGGCTATCGTAATGACCCGGCAGGCACTTGTCAGCAGGAATCACTACCGGTGCTGTAACAAAATCCGCTCACGTGTTAATTTTGTGAACAAATTTCATTGTTGGAGTTAAGCAAATGGATGCACTCGAATTACTTATGACCCGTCGTAGCGCCTCTCGTCTTGTTGAACCTGCACCGACGGGCGAGCAACTGCAAAACATCCTGCGGGCGGGGATGCGCGCACCGGATCACAAAACGTTACAGCCGTGGCAATTTTTTGTCATTGAAGGCGAAGGGCGCGAACGTTTTAGCACGGTGCTCGAAAAAGGCGCAATTGCCGCCGGGAGCGATGAAAAAGCTCAGGAAAAGGCACGTACTGCGCCTTTTCGTGCCCCGCTGATTATTGCGGTGGTAGCGAAGTGCGAAGAAAGCGACAAGGTTCCGTTGTGGGAACAGGAAATGTCGGCAGGTTGCGCGGTAATGGCTATGCAGATGGCCGCGATTGCGCAAGGTTTTGGCGGTATCTGGCGCAGCGGCGCATTAACGGAAAGTGCGGTAGTGCGCGAGTCGTTTGAGTGTCGCGCTCAGGATAAAATCGTCGGTTTCCTCTATCTGGGGACACCACAGCTCAAAGCCTCCACCTCAATTAGCCTTGCTGATCCGAGCGCATTCGTTCGTTATTTCTGATATCAACGGCAAAACTGTCTGGATTATGAGCAAAGACACCCGAATTCAGACAGTCACTCTTACCACATCATGGAATGAGCGCTACCATATCCGGATTGCAATGACAGGAGATGTCCATGAGCGAGCAAGCTATTCGTTTAACGCAATACAGCCACGGAGCCGGTTGCGGTTGTAAAATTTCACCCAAAGTGCTGGAAACCATCCTGCACAGCGAGCAGGCGAAGTTCGTTGATCCTAATTTACTTGTGGGAAATGAAACCCGCGATGATGCGGCGGTGTACGATCTGGGTAATGGCACCAGTGTTATTAGCACCACCGATTTCTTTATGCCGATTGTCGATAATCCGTTTGATTTTGGCCGCATCGCCGCGACCAACGCCATCAGCGATATTTTCGCCATGGGCGGCAAACCGATTATGGCTATCGCAATTCTGGGCTGGCCTCTCGATAAGCTGGCACCGGAAATCGCCCGCGAAGTGACCGAAGGCGGACGTTTCGCCTGTCGCCAGGCCGGCATTGCGCTGGCGGGCGGTCACTCGATTGATGCACCGGAACCGATTTTTGGTCTGGCCGTGACGGGCGTGGTCCCGACCGAGCGTGTGAAGAAAAACAGCACCGCCGTCGCGGGATGCAAGCTGTTCCTCACCAAGCCGTTGGGTATTGGTGTGTTGACCACCGCAGAGAAAAAATCGCTGCTCAAACCTGAACATATTGGGCTAGCGACGGAAGTCATGTGCCGCATGAACGTTGCTGGTGCGGCATTTGCGGATATAGACGGCGTGAAAGCCATGACCGATGTCACCGGTTTCGGTCTGCTGGGGCACCTGAGCGAGATGTGCCAGGGGGCGGGGATCCAGGCGCAGGTGGTTTACCAGGATATTCCAAAACTGCCTGGTGTTGAAGAGTACATCTCGCAGGGCGCAGTACCGGGCGGCACGCAGCGCAACTATGCCAGCTACGGGCATCTGATGGGCGAGATGCCGCAGGCGGTACGCGATTTGCTGTGCGATCCGCAAACCTCCGGCGGCCTGTTGCTGGCAGTGACCCCGGAATCTGAAGCCGAAGTCAAAGCGGTTGCCGCGCAGTTTGGTATCGATCTCACCGCCATTGGTGAGCTGGTGGAAGCCCGTGGTGGTCGCGCCATGGTTGAGATCCGTTAATTCGATGCGGTTGTTTATTGCCGAAAAACCGAGTCTGGCGCGCGCCATTGCCGATGTGCTCCCTAAGCCGCATCGTAAAGGTGATGGTTTTATAGAATGCGGAAATGGACAAGTGGTGACCTGGTGTATCGGTCACCTGCTTGAACAGGCGCAGCCAGACGCCTACGACAGTCGTTATGCTCGCTGGAGTCTGGTCGATCTGCCGATTGTTCCGGAAAAGTGGCAACTGCAGCCGCGCCCCTCTGTCACCAAACAGCTCAACGTTATAAAGCGCTTTCTGCATGAAGCCAGTGAAGTCATTCACGCGGGAGACCCCGATCGTGAAGGGCAGTTGCTGGTTGATGAAGTGCTGGACTACTTGCAACTGGCGCCGGAAAAGCGCCAGCAGGTCCAACGTTGCCTGATTAACGACCTTAACCCACAGGCGGTGGAGCGGGCGATTTCTCGTCTGCGCGCCAACAGTGAGTTTATTCCGCTGTGTGTCTCGGCGCTGGCGCGTGCGCGTGCTGACTGGCTGTACGGCATCAATATGACGCGTGCCTACACCATTCTTGGACGCAACGCGGGCTATCAGGGGGTACTTTCCGTCGGACGCGTGCAGACGCCGGTTCTCGGCCTGGTGGTGCGTCGTGATGAAGAAATTGAAAACTTCGTCGCCAAAGATTTCTTTGAAGTGAAAGCGCATATCGTCACGCCTGCCGACGAGCGTTTTACTGCTATCTGGCAGCCCAGCGAGGCGTGTGAGCCGTATCAGGATGAAGAAGGGCGCTTGCTGAACCGTACGTTGGCAGAGCACGTGGTGAACCGCATCAACGGTCAGCCGGCGATAGTCACCAGCTATAACGATAAACGGGAATCAGAATCCGCGCCGCTGCCGTTTTCACTGTCGGCATTGCAGATTGAAGCCGCTAAACGCTTCGGGCTGAGCGCGCAAAACGTACTCGATATCTGCCAGAAGCTGTATGAAACCCATAAACTAATTACCTACCCGCGTTCAGATAGCCGCTATCTGCCGGAGGAACACTTTGCCGGACGCCATGCGGTGATGAACGCGATCGCGGTCCATGCACCTGATTTATTACCGCAGCCGGCGGTCAATCCCGATACGCGTAACCGCTGCTGGGACGATAAAAAAGTCGATGCGCACCACGCGATTATTCCCACCGCGCGCAGTTCATCCATCAACCTGAATGACAATGAAGCGAAGGTGTATAACCTGATTGCGCGCCAGTATCTGATGCAGTTCTGCCCGGATGCGGTATTCCGTAAGTGCGTCATTGAGCTGGATATTGCCAAAGGCAAGTTTGTCGCCAAAGCTCGTTTCCTTGCGGAAGCCGGGTGGCGCACGCTGCTTGGCAACAAAGAGCGCGATGAAGAGAACGACGGTACGCCACTGCCGGTCGTGGCGAAGGATGACGAACTACTGTGCGAAAAGGGCGAAGTGGTGGAACGTCAGACCCAGCCGCCGCGCCATTTTACCGATGCAACGCTGTTGTCGGCGATGACAGGGATTGCGCGGTTTGTGCAGGATAAAGATTTGAAAAAGATCCTGCGCGCCACCGATGGACTGGGAACGGAAGCCACGCGCGCGGGGATTATCGAGCTGCTGTTTAAGCGTGGATTCCTGGTGAAAAAAGGCCGCTATATCCACTCGACTGATCCCGGAAAAGCGCTGTTTCACTCGCTGCCAGAAATGGCGACGCGCCCGGATATGACCGCGCACTGGGAATCGATCCTGACGCAAATTAGTGAAAAACAGTGTCGCTATCAGGACTTTATGCAGCCGCTGGTGGACACACTGTATCAGCTTATCGATCAGGCCAAACGCACGCCGGTGCGCCGATTCAGGGGCATTACGGCACCCGCTGGCGCTGAGAAGAAAAAGAGCGCACCGCGTAAACGCACGGCAAAAAAAAGCCCACCATCTGATGAGGTGAGCCTGTAATACGTTTGTAGGCCGGATAAGGCACGTGTGCTCCGGCCCACAGAGACAAAATTAAATCACACCCTGGCCCAGCATCGCGTCGGCAACCTTCACGAAGCCCGCGATGTTGGCGCCACGTACATAGTTGGTCTGCTTGCTCTCGCCACCGTACTCGACGCAGGCATGATGAATATCCAGCATGATGTGGTGCAGACGTGCATCCACTTTCTCTGCTTTCCAGCCCAGACGCGCAGCGTTCTGCGCCATTTCCAGACCGGATGTGGCTACGCCACCGGCGTTGGCGGCTTTACCCGGCGCAAACAGTACGCCTGCTTCGAGGAACAGGTCGGTGGCTTCGATGGTGGTCGGCATGTTCGCACCTTCAGCCACGGCCTTGACGCCGTTGGCGATAAGCATTTGCGCGGCTTCCACATCCAGTTCGTTCTGCGTGGCGCACGGCAGGGCGATGTCGACCGGCACTGACCACGGCTGTTTGCCTTCCAGATAGGTCAGGCCAAACTCACGGGCATAATCCGCCACACGGCCATCACGGCTGTCTTTGATCGCGCACAGGCGCGCCAGTTTTTCTTTGGTAAATCCACTTTCGTCAACCACGGTACCGCTGGAATCAGAGGCGGTCACCACACGCGCGCCAAACTCCATCGCTTTCTCAATGGCGAATTGTGCCACGTTACCGGAACCGGAAACGGCAACACGCATGCCTTCAAAGCCCAGACCATGGCGTTTGAGCATCGCTTCGGTGAAGTACACCAGACCGTAGCCGGTCGCTTCCGGGCGGATCAAACTGCCGCCAAACGACAGACCTTTTCCTGTAAAGACGCAGGCGCTGTTGTTGGACAGTTTTTTCATCATCCCGGCCATAAAGCCGACTTCACGACCGCCCACGCCGATATCGCCCGCCGGGACGTCAGTGTCTGGCCCTAAGTGGCGGAACAGTTCTGTCATCAGTGACTGGCAAAAACGCATCACTTCGCCTTCGCTTTTACCTTTCGGATCGAAATCGCTACCGCCTTTACCCCCGCCCATCGGCAGCGTGGTGAGGGCGTTTTTGAAGGTCTGCTCAAAGCCAAGGAATTTCAGGATTGACAGGTTTACCGACGGATGGAAGCGCATGCCGCCTTTGTACGGGCCAATCGCAGAGCTAAATTGTACGCGCCACGCACGGTTAACCTGCACCTGATTACGGTCGTCCAGCCAGACCACGCGGAACTGGATTACGCGCTCAGGTTCAACCAGGCGTTCCAGCAGCGACATTTGACGATAACGCGGGTTTTGTTCGAGGAATGGCCACAGTGTTGTCATTACCTCACGAACGGCTTGCGCGAACTCGGTTTGATTCGGGTCGCGCTTTTGCACATGGTTGAGAAATGACTCCAGAGTACATGTCTGATCCATAGATATAAAAACCTCTTATGTGTTGATATGGTTATATTTTTGATGTTTATGTTAAGTGTTGTGCAGTTTTTGACTATAACATCAGCACTGTGACGGGACGCAAGAAAAAAATTAACCCCGCTAAGGAAATTAATAGTGCGGCGTGGGTCATAACCAAAAACGATGAAGGAAGGGACTAAAGTTTCTGTCGGTTTATACCGTTATACTGTGCATAGATGTCAGTTTAAAAGGAAAGAATATGCGCCGTTTTATGATGGCAGGTGCGCTGGTTTTGCTATCCAGTACGGCACTGGCAAATCAGCTTTATCGCCCGGATGTGCAGGTTAACGTGCCGCCGGAAGTGTTCAGTTCCAGCGGTCAGCGTGCACAGCCGTGTAGTCAGTGCTGTGTTTATCAGGATCAAAACTATTCGGAAGGTGCGGTGATCAAGGCAGATGGCGTGCTGTTGCAATGCCAGCGCGATGATAAAACGATTAGCACTAATCCGCTGGTCTGGCGTCGCGTAAAAGAATAAACGCCTGCAAGAGCGGGATGTCGGCAGGTGCCAGCGGATACTCCAGCGCCTCTTCAGGTGAGCACCACACCAATTGCTGATGCTCATGCGCGTTCAATTCGCCCTGATAAGTTGGCACGTGCCAGGCATGCAGGTGAATCATCCGGCCTGACACTTCGCGTTGATGGCTGGCAACGTATTGCCCAACGACCGCCTCAATACCGATTTCCTCACGCAGTTCACGCATCAGTGCCTGCGGCTGGCTTTCGTCAGGCTCAACCTTGCCGCCGGCAAGCTCCCACATACCCGGCTGATCCGTATGCGCCGGGCGCTGAGCAAGTAAAATTTTGCCATCACGTTCAAGGATAGCGGCGACCACGTCGAGAGTTTTCATCATATTCATCAAGATCTAAAACCAGAAAGTGACATACTATATTTATCTTTGTTTTATCTAAAGTATTCAGGAGCAACCGTTGAACGATCCTCAGTCGTGGGTAAAACCGTTGACGCGTATCCCTTCCAGTTTGACACCGCTTGTCGCGACGCAGAAAAAACACTATGGCGATGTACTGCACCCCACGTTCTGGTGGGGACGAGTGCCGTTTCTGTTCTGGCTGGTGGCGCTGTTTGTCGGGTTTATGGAACGTAAGCGGGCGCGCTTAACGCCGGTGATGCGGGCTCTGTTGATGACGCGCGTTTCGCAGATGTGCCATTGCGCTTTTTGTGTGGATGCTAACAGTTTGCGTCTTGCCGAACGTTGCGGGGCACTGGATAAAGTGCTGCAGGTAGCTAACTGGCAAGAGTCTACGCTGTTTAGCGAAGAAGAGCGCGTAGCGCTGGCCTATGCAGATGCGGTAACTGCTACACCACCGCAGGTTGATGATGTGCTGAAGGCGCAAATGAAGCAGCATTTTACCGATGACGTGATTACCGAAATGACCGCGCTGATTGCTTTTCAAAATCTCTCGGCGCGCTTTAACGCCGCGCTGGATATTCCTTCTCAGGGACTGTGTGACACTTTCAAAGGACGCCCGCATGCTTGACAGGCATCTTCATCCGCGATTAAAACCGCTGTTACATCAATGCGCGCGCGTTATCGATAAATCCGGTATTTCGCCGGATGGTCTGACGCTAATCGGCTTTGCCATTGGCGTGTTGGCCTTGCCATTTCTGGCACTCGGCTGGTATCCGGCGGCGCTGGTGGCCATTGTGCTCAATCGGTTTTTTGACGGGCTGGACGGTGCGCTGGCGCGGCGCAGAGGGCTTACCGATGCCGGGGGATTTCTCGATATTTCACTCGATTTTCTGTTTTACGCGCTGGTGCCGTTTGGCTTTATTCTGGCGGCACCCGAGCAGAATGCACTGGCGGGCAGTTGGCTATTGTTTGCGTTTATCGGCACTGGCAGCAGTTTCCTGGCCTTTGCCGCGCTGGCGGCGAAACACCAGATTGATAACCCCGGCTACGCGCATAAATCGTTTTATTATCTGGGCGGGTTGACCGAAGGAACCGAGACGATATTGCTGTTTGTGCTGGCCTGCATGTTTCCTGATTACTTTGCCGTGATGGCGTGGATATTTGGCGCGCTGTGCTGGATGACGACGTTTACGCGGATCTGGAGTGGGTATCTGACGCTGAAAGCGGTCCAGCGTCAGGAATAATCAGAGATTACTTGCTGCTGTCCGGGCCGCGCTCACCGCTGGCAACCGGGTTCTTCGAATTGCTGCTCCATTCGTACCAGCCGCCGTCATATACTGACACGTTTTTCCAGCCCATCGCGCGGGCATACATAAACGTCTCTGAGGCGCGCCAGCCGGTGCCGCAGTAGAAGGAAACCTGCTGCTCCGGCAGGATATTCCATTGCTTCCACATGGCGGTGATATCGTCCGCGCTGCGCATGGTGCCGTCCGGATTATGGAAATCTTCCATATGCGTGGAGTCGCTGCCTGCGTGACCCCAACGTGCGCCTGCGATCTCACCTTTTGGCTTAATGTAGCTATATCCGCTGGTGGTGCCGACAAATTCCGGCCATGAGCGAATGCTCACCAAAGACGCATCCTGGCGATGCAGCAGGCCGCGCGCCTGTTCCATATCCAGCATCAGTTGCGGCTGGGCTGGGATCTTCACGCCAAAATCTGGCTCGGGTTTTACTGTAGGCGCCGTGCCGCGTTCGACCGGTAACCCTGCGTCGGACCACGTCTGCCAGCCCCCGTCGAGTAGGCGAACATCTTTCACGCCCGCATACAGCATGATCTGTGCGACACGCGCCGCCGCATACACATCACGGCCATACAAAACCACCGTGGTGTCGTGGCGGATGCCGTGTTTTGCCAGCATCGATTTGAGCTGCGCGTCGGAGACTTTGTTCCACAGTGGTTCGCTTTCGACTTCGTTGGTATCAATGTATCCGGCACCCGGAATATGGCTGAGCAGATAGAGTTTCGGTGCCCCCCAGCCAGCTTCAACTACCTTCCAGTCACCCGCCGGTTTAGCGGTCACGTCTTTTCCCTGCTGAAGGTCGTGCAGCCACTGCGGATAGACCAACTGTTCGAAGTGCGGCAGGCGCTGCAGGCGCGCGTGATCCTGTAGCGCGTCGCTGAGCGTAGAGAGTTGGCTAAAACCGACTTTCTGCAGACGGGCTTTGACAGCCTGCATGTCGCTTTCACGGCCATACAGCGCCACAGGTGTATTGGTTTTTAACTGATGCTGTTTAACCCAGGCGGAGAGTTGCTCATCGTTCATGTTGTCGAGCCAGGAGGCAGACAAGTTGAGAGCAGCAGGTTCATGTCCGGAAGGGCCATTGAGCGATTGCGGCCAGCCGTTATAAAACGCGCTCTGGCGGGTATCGATAGCCTTGCCGTGTTGCTGCTGTAACTGGTTGAGGGTGAGCGTCTGTGCTGTTTCAGTAGCCCAGGAAGAAGCGCAAGCGAGCCCTAAAGCCAGTGCCAGCGCGGTCATTTGAGAAACACGTTTCATCGAATAGCCCGACGTTGAAAAAAAGAAGACGACATTCTGTGCCGCCAGCCTGGTAAAATCCTTGCGTTAACGCAGCATATCGCCACATTCACGTCCAGTTCGCCATCTGCAAAACGCGGCCTGCGGACGGAACGTCCTGCGCGTCATGGGTAACTTGTACCACGGGGATACCCAGCTTGCGCACCTCGGCAAATACCCACTGGCGAAAGGTATCGCGCAGTGAGGTATCCAGTCGGCTGAAGGGTTCATCCAGCAGCAGCGCCTGCGGTTGTGCCAGCAGTGCGCGCAGCAGGGCGATACGCGATCGTTGCCCACCGGAGAGCGAAGCCGGATCGCGAGGGTAAAACCCGACCAGCCCGGCACGTTCAAGGGCGCGCTCGACTTCATCGCGTCTGGCGGAGCCTTTCAGATTCGCCGGGAGCGCCAGCAGCAAATTCTGCCCAACGCTGAAATGGTCGAACAGCAGGGAGTCCTGGAACAAAATGCCAATTTGCCGCTGCGCCGTTGGCAACGTGTCGATGCGCCGACTGTTAAGCCACAGTTCACCAGATGCCTTAAACTGGGGAGAAAGCGCGCCAACCATCCACGAGAACAGCGAGGACTTGCCGCTGCCCGAGGGACCCATAATAGTGACAATGTCACCTTTGTTAACCTCGAAGTTGACCTCTTTGAGCAGGACGTCAGGTCCCTGGCGCAGTGAAACATTTTGCACGATGAGCATTAGCGGAGTCCTTGTCGTAAGCGGCCAACCCACGCGGAGAGTAACGCGGACAGTACGAAAACTAACAGCGGCAACAGCAGCTGCCACAGCGCCTGTGATGCCAGTAGTGCCGCGCTGCCGCCGCTGCTCAATGCCACTGCCTCGGTCGTGAGCGTGGGAAAGCGTCCAGCCCCTAACCACAGGGTCGGCATATACTGGGCGATACTGACGGAAAAGCCCACCGCGAAAGCAATCAACGCCGGGCGCGCTAGCTGCGGACATTTCACTTGCCAAAAGATGCGACCCCGCGTCCAGCCCAGCGTTTGCGCAATCAAAATCAGGCGCGGATCAATTCGTTGCCACGCGGGTTTGAGCACGAACAGCATCCACGGTGTGACCCATAGCAGATGTCCCCAGATAACTGTCATTAATTGGCCATCCAGGTCTGCGTACAGCGACAGCGTATATTGTCCGGTGACCAGCGGTAGCGCAGGCAGAATAATCGGCAGCCAGACCCAATGATGCCCGCGTTGTGGTCCCCATTCCAGCCATAGCAACAGCGTGACTAATGCCAGTGCGCTGGCAAGCAGACCCAGTTGCAGACTGGTGAACAGCGTCTGGCGATCGACTGATGAATACTGTGCAATCAGCGCCAGCACCAGCAGACAGAGCACGCCACT
It encodes:
- a CDS encoding ATP-binding cassette domain-containing protein; translated protein: MLIVQNVSLRQGPDVLLKEVNFEVNKGDIVTIMGPSGSGKSSLFSWMVGALSPQFKASGELWLNSRRIDTLPTAQRQIGILFQDSLLFDHFSVGQNLLLALPANLKGSARRDEVERALERAGLVGFYPRDPASLSGGQRSRIALLRALLAQPQALLLDEPFSRLDTSLRDTFRQWVFAEVRKLGIPVVQVTHDAQDVPSAGRVLQMANWT
- a CDS encoding sulfurtransferase; the encoded protein is MKRVSQMTALALALGLACASSWATETAQTLTLNQLQQQHGKAIDTRQSAFYNGWPQSLNGPSGHEPAALNLSASWLDNMNDEQLSAWVKQHQLKTNTPVALYGRESDMQAVKARLQKVGFSQLSTLSDALQDHARLQRLPHFEQLVYPQWLHDLQQGKDVTAKPAGDWKVVEAGWGAPKLYLLSHIPGAGYIDTNEVESEPLWNKVSDAQLKSMLAKHGIRHDTTVVLYGRDVYAAARVAQIMLYAGVKDVRLLDGGWQTWSDAGLPVERGTAPTVKPEPDFGVKIPAQPQLMLDMEQARGLLHRQDASLVSIRSWPEFVGTTSGYSYIKPKGEIAGARWGHAGSDSTHMEDFHNPDGTMRSADDITAMWKQWNILPEQQVSFYCGTGWRASETFMYARAMGWKNVSVYDGGWYEWSSNSKNPVASGERGPDSSK
- the gdhA gene encoding NADP-specific glutamate dehydrogenase — protein: MDQTCTLESFLNHVQKRDPNQTEFAQAVREVMTTLWPFLEQNPRYRQMSLLERLVEPERVIQFRVVWLDDRNQVQVNRAWRVQFSSAIGPYKGGMRFHPSVNLSILKFLGFEQTFKNALTTLPMGGGKGGSDFDPKGKSEGEVMRFCQSLMTELFRHLGPDTDVPAGDIGVGGREVGFMAGMMKKLSNNSACVFTGKGLSFGGSLIRPEATGYGLVYFTEAMLKRHGLGFEGMRVAVSGSGNVAQFAIEKAMEFGARVVTASDSSGTVVDESGFTKEKLARLCAIKDSRDGRVADYAREFGLTYLEGKQPWSVPVDIALPCATQNELDVEAAQMLIANGVKAVAEGANMPTTIEATDLFLEAGVLFAPGKAANAGGVATSGLEMAQNAARLGWKAEKVDARLHHIMLDIHHACVEYGGESKQTNYVRGANIAGFVKVADAMLGQGVI
- the sppA gene encoding signal peptide peptidase SppA, with the translated sequence MRTLWRFIAGIFKWTWRILNFVRECVLNLFFIFLVLVGVGIWMQVSSSNTSEHAERGALLLDISGVIVDKPSSTSRLSVIGRQLFGASSDRLQENSLFDIVNTIRQAKDDRNITGIVMDLKNFAGADQPSMQYIGKALREFRDSGKPVFAVGDNFSQGQYYLASFANKIYLSPQGSVDLHGFATNGLYYKSLLDKLKVSTHVFRVGTYKSAVEPFIRDDMSPAAREADSRWIGELWQNYLDTVAANRQIPAQQVFPGAQAMLDGLKKVDGDTAKYALDNKLVDTLASSAEVEKLLTKQFGWSKTEKNYRAVSYYDYTLKTPADTGDSIGVVFANGAIMDGEETPGNVGGDTTAAQIREARLDPKVKAIVLRVNSPGGSVSASEVIRSELAAAKAAGKPVVVSMGGMAASGGYWISTPASYIVANPSTLTGSIGIFGVINTVENSLDSIGVHTDGVATSPLADISVTKALPPEVQQMMQLSIENGYKRFITLVADARKTTPEQIDKIAQGHVWTGLDAKANGLVDSLGDFDDAVAKAAELAKLKQWHIEYYQDEPTFVDMVMDSMSGSVRAMLPEAIQAMLPAPLASAASVVKTESDKLAAFNDPQNRYAFCLTCANVR
- the topB gene encoding DNA topoisomerase III, translating into MRLFIAEKPSLARAIADVLPKPHRKGDGFIECGNGQVVTWCIGHLLEQAQPDAYDSRYARWSLVDLPIVPEKWQLQPRPSVTKQLNVIKRFLHEASEVIHAGDPDREGQLLVDEVLDYLQLAPEKRQQVQRCLINDLNPQAVERAISRLRANSEFIPLCVSALARARADWLYGINMTRAYTILGRNAGYQGVLSVGRVQTPVLGLVVRRDEEIENFVAKDFFEVKAHIVTPADERFTAIWQPSEACEPYQDEEGRLLNRTLAEHVVNRINGQPAIVTSYNDKRESESAPLPFSLSALQIEAAKRFGLSAQNVLDICQKLYETHKLITYPRSDSRYLPEEHFAGRHAVMNAIAVHAPDLLPQPAVNPDTRNRCWDDKKVDAHHAIIPTARSSSINLNDNEAKVYNLIARQYLMQFCPDAVFRKCVIELDIAKGKFVAKARFLAEAGWRTLLGNKERDEENDGTPLPVVAKDDELLCEKGEVVERQTQPPRHFTDATLLSAMTGIARFVQDKDLKKILRATDGLGTEATRAGIIELLFKRGFLVKKGRYIHSTDPGKALFHSLPEMATRPDMTAHWESILTQISEKQCRYQDFMQPLVDTLYQLIDQAKRTPVRRFRGITAPAGAEKKKSAPRKRTAKKSPPSDEVSL
- a CDS encoding NAD(P)H nitroreductase, producing the protein MDALELLMTRRSASRLVEPAPTGEQLQNILRAGMRAPDHKTLQPWQFFVIEGEGRERFSTVLEKGAIAAGSDEKAQEKARTAPFRAPLIIAVVAKCEESDKVPLWEQEMSAGCAVMAMQMAAIAQGFGGIWRSGALTESAVVRESFECRAQDKIVGFLYLGTPQLKASTSISLADPSAFVRYF
- a CDS encoding pyrimidine (deoxy)nucleoside triphosphate diphosphatase — its product is MKTLDVVAAILERDGKILLAQRPAHTDQPGMWELAGGKVEPDESQPQALMRELREEIGIEAVVGQYVASHQREVSGRMIHLHAWHVPTYQGELNAHEHQQLVWCSPEEALEYPLAPADIPLLQAFILLRDARPAD
- a CDS encoding carboxymuconolactone decarboxylase family protein, which produces MNDPQSWVKPLTRIPSSLTPLVATQKKHYGDVLHPTFWWGRVPFLFWLVALFVGFMERKRARLTPVMRALLMTRVSQMCHCAFCVDANSLRLAERCGALDKVLQVANWQESTLFSEEERVALAYADAVTATPPQVDDVLKAQMKQHFTDDVITEMTALIAFQNLSARFNAALDIPSQGLCDTFKGRPHA
- the selD gene encoding selenide, water dikinase SelD, with amino-acid sequence MSEQAIRLTQYSHGAGCGCKISPKVLETILHSEQAKFVDPNLLVGNETRDDAAVYDLGNGTSVISTTDFFMPIVDNPFDFGRIAATNAISDIFAMGGKPIMAIAILGWPLDKLAPEIAREVTEGGRFACRQAGIALAGGHSIDAPEPIFGLAVTGVVPTERVKKNSTAVAGCKLFLTKPLGIGVLTTAEKKSLLKPEHIGLATEVMCRMNVAGAAFADIDGVKAMTDVTGFGLLGHLSEMCQGAGIQAQVVYQDIPKLPGVEEYISQGAVPGGTQRNYASYGHLMGEMPQAVRDLLCDPQTSGGLLLAVTPESEAEVKAVAAQFGIDLTAIGELVEARGGRAMVEIR
- a CDS encoding YnjH family protein, whose translation is MMAGALVLLSSTALANQLYRPDVQVNVPPEVFSSSGQRAQPCSQCCVYQDQNYSEGAVIKADGVLLQCQRDDKTISTNPLVWRRVKE
- a CDS encoding CDP-alcohol phosphatidyltransferase family protein — encoded protein: MLDRHLHPRLKPLLHQCARVIDKSGISPDGLTLIGFAIGVLALPFLALGWYPAALVAIVLNRFFDGLDGALARRRGLTDAGGFLDISLDFLFYALVPFGFILAAPEQNALAGSWLLFAFIGTGSSFLAFAALAAKHQIDNPGYAHKSFYYLGGLTEGTETILLFVLACMFPDYFAVMAWIFGALCWMTTFTRIWSGYLTLKAVQRQE